In a single window of the Desulfovibrio mangrovi genome:
- a CDS encoding VPLPA-CTERM sorting domain-containing protein, protein MKQICRIVVVTALAVFASGLAYAEYSVSDTYNMLFGTNYSNYDLFRSGRMTKPASEWTLGDMNTLQVMVMDTASTADLFLSINGGEKKMFFDNDVWTPPTRGYAIGSPIDLAKSFGITPDDHFSFYVGDTLISRCNTRMFFAPDPLQGFLLGFNDNGRWKAGDGDMNEPILYAKVNPTPIPGALWLLGTGVLGLVGVRRFSHQ, encoded by the coding sequence ATGAAACAGATTTGCAGGATCGTTGTAGTCACGGCGTTGGCTGTTTTTGCTAGCGGATTGGCGTATGCCGAATATTCTGTCAGTGATACCTACAACATGCTCTTTGGTACGAACTATTCAAATTATGATCTTTTCCGCAGTGGCAGAATGACAAAGCCTGCAAGCGAATGGACGCTTGGTGATATGAACACCTTGCAGGTTATGGTGATGGATACCGCAAGTACGGCAGACCTCTTTCTGAGCATCAACGGTGGGGAGAAAAAGATGTTCTTTGATAATGATGTCTGGACGCCTCCTACCAGAGGGTATGCCATTGGTTCTCCGATCGACCTTGCGAAGAGCTTTGGTATAACCCCCGACGACCACTTTTCTTTTTATGTTGGCGACACCCTTATTTCCAGATGCAATACAAGAATGTTTTTTGCCCCAGATCCGCTACAGGGCTTTCTGCTCGGGTTTAATGATAACGGCCGATGGAAGGCTGGTGACGGTGATATGAACGAGCCTATTCTCTACGCCAAGGTGAATCCTACCCCCATACCTGGAGCGCTCTGGCTATTGGGAACGGGGGTGCTCGGGCTTGTTGGCGTCCGGAGGTTTTCACATCAATAG
- a CDS encoding pre-peptidase C-terminal domain-containing protein → MPVTTLPIPNQNQVIALIPGTDINLPVASGQVEMALQDGAIILKFENGHTITLTGAEDAAAGNQHPRLAFQDATVEVDDLFLQSLGAGNIETAAGTQVKSGGTSEYVADFGKLNTEGEPNLELPSRQGGDSEDLRRVYDEPYTNYTSQDGGTPELDTIAPARPVILEFSEDTGLHGDFLTNDTLIELSGTAEAGSLVTVYDNGTYLGQTYADSTGHWTLANSSTMNESDFTGGRTDSNTSETNGSPDTAIIIDRSSFAPVKGSAAANAEVPSLPSVRFVGTMTDNDDGGTHDKDFIQLSLKAGETLILDIDHGMKEGGLANPDSIDSYLYLYDSNGNQVASNDDHYPLDNGSIHSFDSYLRYPVTADGTYYVTVSTFPRTSAVVSSGTYELWMSIDTPAADIASAPPQIYLTDGTHSFTATATDAAGNVSNESLAFIVEIDATPPQLETASFDVAENTTAGALIGTLGAVDAHDVTFATNSDLVSIDSSTGAVTLTEAGANLLDYEQRHSVENIGVTITDTAGNSSYQTFTLNITDTNDNAPKTSLILLEKGVDEDTVPVTFSLSDLMQHTIDYDTVGSLSVEPESLALLLTFALSDGSTANAGTMAFENGKWVYHSAGDSRYLGENNFNLTYDETTEQFTFTPATNFCGTVEMEYSVTDGVHATPGSATLNIGTVDDNPVINAPDSVQASIYDPSKIVASFSIQEFDGDAVTLSVEDSRFHIEKSGNMYNLLMNDPTAFADNLDNPFQVTITAHDIAQSGIDTHTLTVHLTNTPVALSEFTPAFEAWYADMDKEYYIYDLDHLFAGENLSYKYSYGGLEGKVNQYFETTSLHKTVDELVTISATNAEGDHSTSTIQLHWKQGTDANDYITSDPDNHALILGHGGNDVLTGGNGNDVLVGGTAFSLLSDNDILSGGAGNDALIGGAGNDILNGGEGNDILDGGAGNDILNGGTGNDIFLFTHDHTSLNVNEHHTDTIQNLTIGEDVLNLHELLQGANEYNIGDYISTTVVDGNTALAVSSHGDGNIDQIIVFQSITNSTEADLIQQLLITNTIII, encoded by the coding sequence ATGCCAGTTACCACGTTGCCCATACCCAACCAGAATCAAGTCATCGCACTCATTCCAGGTACAGACATCAACCTACCAGTAGCATCCGGACAAGTAGAAATGGCGCTCCAGGACGGAGCCATCATCCTTAAGTTTGAAAACGGGCATACAATCACACTAACTGGCGCTGAAGATGCAGCGGCTGGCAATCAACACCCGCGTCTGGCTTTTCAGGACGCCACGGTAGAAGTGGACGACCTATTCCTGCAGTCTCTGGGAGCAGGCAATATTGAAACGGCAGCGGGAACTCAGGTGAAGAGCGGCGGCACATCTGAGTATGTTGCGGACTTTGGGAAGCTTAATACTGAGGGAGAGCCCAACCTTGAGTTGCCTAGCAGGCAAGGCGGAGACAGCGAGGACTTGAGACGCGTCTACGACGAACCCTACACCAACTACACGTCGCAAGACGGTGGCACACCCGAACTGGATACAATAGCCCCCGCCCGCCCGGTAATCTTGGAATTTTCCGAAGACACAGGGCTTCATGGCGACTTCCTCACCAACGACACCCTTATCGAACTTTCAGGTACCGCAGAAGCAGGTTCGCTCGTCACCGTGTATGACAACGGAACCTATCTCGGACAAACGTATGCTGACAGCACTGGCCACTGGACCCTCGCCAACAGTTCAACCATGAACGAGTCAGATTTTACTGGCGGCAGAACTGATTCAAACACTTCTGAAACCAATGGCAGCCCCGACACTGCGATTATTATTGATCGCTCCAGCTTTGCTCCCGTAAAAGGTTCCGCCGCTGCAAATGCTGAAGTTCCATCCCTCCCCAGCGTCCGCTTTGTGGGCACGATGACCGACAACGACGATGGCGGAACCCACGATAAGGACTTTATTCAACTTTCCTTAAAAGCCGGGGAAACTCTCATTCTCGACATAGACCATGGAATGAAAGAAGGTGGGCTAGCCAATCCGGATTCTATCGACTCCTACCTCTATCTTTATGACAGCAATGGAAATCAAGTCGCCAGCAATGATGACCACTACCCACTAGACAACGGCTCCATTCACAGTTTTGATTCCTACCTTAGATATCCTGTCACCGCCGACGGAACATACTACGTAACAGTTTCCACATTTCCCAGGACGTCAGCAGTTGTGTCGAGCGGGACCTATGAACTTTGGATGTCCATCGACACCCCCGCCGCCGACATCGCCTCCGCACCACCCCAAATATACCTTACAGATGGCACCCATTCATTCACTGCTACAGCAACAGATGCTGCTGGCAATGTAAGCAACGAGTCTCTCGCGTTCATTGTAGAAATTGACGCAACGCCGCCCCAACTTGAGACTGCATCATTTGATGTGGCGGAAAACACAACGGCCGGAGCTCTCATCGGCACCCTCGGAGCTGTAGATGCACACGATGTCACCTTTGCAACGAACAGCGATCTCGTCTCCATAGATTCTTCAACCGGCGCAGTAACACTTACTGAGGCCGGTGCAAATCTGCTCGATTATGAACAGAGACATTCAGTCGAAAATATCGGTGTTACCATTACGGATACAGCAGGCAACAGTTCGTATCAGACATTTACCTTAAACATCACAGACACCAACGATAACGCCCCAAAAACCAGTCTAATTTTGCTGGAGAAGGGCGTTGATGAAGATACCGTTCCGGTCACCTTTTCGCTCTCAGACCTGATGCAACATACCATTGACTATGACACGGTAGGTTCTCTGTCCGTAGAACCAGAATCGCTGGCCCTGCTTCTTACCTTTGCCCTTTCGGATGGTTCCACAGCCAATGCTGGCACAATGGCCTTCGAAAACGGGAAATGGGTTTATCACTCAGCCGGAGACTCCCGCTATCTGGGCGAAAACAACTTCAATCTCACATATGATGAGACGACCGAACAATTCACCTTCACTCCTGCAACCAACTTTTGTGGAACCGTTGAGATGGAATACTCTGTGACGGATGGGGTACATGCAACTCCCGGATCCGCAACACTCAACATTGGTACTGTGGATGATAACCCGGTCATCAATGCCCCTGATTCTGTACAAGCAAGCATCTATGACCCCTCAAAGATTGTTGCCTCATTCTCCATACAAGAGTTTGACGGAGATGCCGTGACATTGTCAGTAGAAGATAGCAGGTTCCATATCGAGAAATCTGGCAACATGTACAATCTGCTCATGAATGATCCAACGGCATTTGCTGACAATCTTGATAACCCTTTCCAAGTTACAATTACCGCTCATGATATCGCTCAATCCGGCATCGACACACACACGCTAACCGTCCACCTAACTAATACACCTGTTGCCCTGTCAGAATTCACGCCTGCTTTTGAAGCATGGTACGCAGATATGGATAAAGAGTACTATATTTATGACTTAGACCACCTCTTTGCTGGCGAAAACTTAAGCTATAAATACAGTTATGGTGGGCTCGAGGGCAAAGTAAACCAATACTTTGAAACAACAAGCCTCCACAAAACAGTCGATGAACTGGTCACCATCTCTGCAACGAATGCGGAAGGAGACCATTCCACCTCTACAATACAGCTTCACTGGAAGCAAGGTACAGATGCTAATGACTACATCACATCAGATCCAGACAACCACGCCTTAATATTGGGACATGGTGGCAACGACGTCCTTACCGGAGGAAACGGCAACGACGTGCTGGTTGGCGGCACTGCATTCTCCCTGTTGAGCGACAATGACATCCTTTCTGGCGGCGCCGGCAACGACGCCCTCATCGGTGGCGCTGGAAACGACATTCTGAACGGCGGCGAAGGAAACGACATTCTGGACGGCGGCGCTGGAAACGACATTCTGAACGGCGGCACCGGCAATGACATATTCCTTTTTACACATGACCATACGTCCCTTAATGTTAACGAGCACCATACAGATACAATACAAAACCTTACAATTGGAGAAGACGTTCTCAATCTGCACGAGTTGCTACAGGGAGCTAATGAATACAACATTGGAGACTACATCTCCACTACGGTCGTTGATGGCAACACTGCTCTTGCAGTATCGTCACATGGCGATGGCAATATCGACCAGATAATCGTATTCCAATCTATCACAAACAGCACAGAAGCCGATCTTATCCAGCAGTTGCTAATCACCAACACCATAATTATATAG